A genomic stretch from Rhodomicrobium vannielii ATCC 17100 includes:
- the murC gene encoding UDP-N-acetylmuramate--L-alanine ligase: MIDPLSGGRIHIIGIGGIGMSAIAEIMQERGIPVQGSDQKEGANTRRIAAQGIKVLIGQDAANLEGASVVCISSAVKEGNPELQAARERGLPVFSRAETLAALMKGYRTICVTGSHGKTTTTSMIGWVMEKAGLDPTVLVGGVLRSWGTNARIGASRWMVVEADESDATFIKLPTEIGVATNIDPEHLDYYGSVEALHEAFRTFLRQIPQTGVAVAGIDHPVVRELTQELAASGELPPLTSFGRALDARVKIDNVVSQGASVMFDVVIAGKPGEPPLRHTGVKLQVPGAHNALNAAAAIAACLHAGLSADQIFDGLASFEGVDRRFSPRGEWNGVAIYDDYAHHPAEIAAVLSAARGAARGRVIAVVQPHRYSRLQSLFGEFCACFADADTVVVTPVYSAGEQPNGIDRDTLVDGLRQQGHARIYPVDGEDTLVSTLAAVAQPGDLVLTLGAGTISEWARALAEKLNHYPAFAGAAE, from the coding sequence ATGATCGATCCGCTTTCCGGCGGCCGGATTCACATCATCGGCATTGGCGGCATCGGCATGAGCGCCATCGCCGAGATCATGCAAGAGCGCGGCATCCCGGTTCAGGGCAGCGATCAGAAAGAGGGCGCCAATACGCGGCGGATCGCGGCGCAGGGCATCAAGGTGCTCATCGGGCAGGACGCGGCAAACCTCGAAGGCGCGTCCGTTGTCTGCATTTCATCCGCCGTCAAGGAAGGCAACCCCGAGCTTCAGGCCGCGCGCGAACGAGGGCTTCCCGTTTTCAGCCGCGCCGAGACGCTCGCCGCGCTGATGAAGGGCTATCGCACAATCTGCGTGACGGGTTCGCATGGCAAGACCACGACGACATCGATGATCGGCTGGGTCATGGAGAAGGCCGGGCTCGATCCAACTGTGCTCGTCGGCGGCGTTCTGCGCTCGTGGGGCACGAATGCGCGCATTGGCGCGAGCCGCTGGATGGTGGTCGAGGCGGACGAATCCGACGCCACCTTCATCAAGCTGCCGACCGAAATCGGCGTCGCCACCAACATCGATCCCGAGCACCTCGACTATTACGGCTCTGTCGAAGCGCTGCATGAGGCGTTCCGCACCTTCCTCCGGCAGATTCCGCAAACCGGCGTCGCCGTGGCTGGCATCGATCACCCCGTCGTGCGCGAATTGACGCAGGAACTGGCGGCTTCGGGCGAACTGCCGCCGCTCACCTCCTTCGGCCGTGCGCTCGATGCGCGTGTGAAGATTGACAACGTCGTGAGCCAGGGCGCTTCCGTCATGTTCGATGTTGTCATAGCAGGCAAACCCGGCGAGCCTCCGCTTCGGCATACGGGCGTGAAGCTTCAGGTGCCCGGCGCGCATAACGCGCTGAACGCGGCCGCCGCGATAGCTGCATGCCTCCATGCGGGCCTCTCCGCCGACCAGATTTTCGACGGCCTCGCGTCGTTCGAGGGCGTGGATCGCCGTTTCTCGCCGCGCGGCGAATGGAACGGCGTCGCCATCTACGACGACTACGCGCACCATCCCGCCGAAATCGCCGCAGTGCTCAGCGCCGCGCGCGGGGCCGCACGGGGGCGCGTGATCGCCGTTGTGCAGCCGCATCGTTATTCGCGGCTCCAGTCGCTCTTCGGCGAGTTCTGCGCCTGCTTCGCGGACGCGGATACCGTGGTCGTAACGCCCGTCTATTCGGCGGGCGAGCAGCCCAACGGCATCGACCGCGATACGCTCGTCGACGGTCTGCGCCAGCAGGGGCACGCCCGCATTTACCCGGTCGATGGCGAGGATACGCTGGTTTCGACGCTGGCGGCAGTCGCCCAGCCCGGCGATCTCGTGCTGACGCTTGGCGCCGGCACGATCTCGGAATGGGCGCGCGCGCTTGCCGAAAAGCTGAACCATTATCCGGCCTTTGCTGGCGCGGCGGAGTAA